The following proteins are co-located in the Pedobacter sp. FW305-3-2-15-E-R2A2 genome:
- a CDS encoding putative zinc-binding metallopeptidase → MKLMYIYAPFIVLILCVLSCKKDEALPTTPIVGLGGETWTKAPLDFWVDKNFVEPYNIEVKYKWDPYELNYAKNLVPVLESRVEPVMSAVRDIYIKPYEAVAGADFIKKYSPKLFQLAGSAEYNSDGTIVLGQAEGGRKIVLMVVNQFDKKNVAEVKRMLHTIHHEFAHILHQIRAYPVEWKGLNPDRITATWFNTTDLEANTQGLVTAYAKASPDEDFVETAAILLVYGQAYFDDIVDDFFVPEASKKILRRKEAIIVDYYQRVYNIDFRKLQEATRLAIINFTK, encoded by the coding sequence ATGAAACTAATGTATATATACGCACCCTTTATTGTTCTCATTTTGTGTGTGTTGAGTTGTAAAAAAGACGAGGCCTTACCAACAACACCTATTGTTGGTCTGGGCGGGGAAACCTGGACAAAAGCCCCTTTAGATTTTTGGGTGGACAAGAACTTTGTAGAACCCTACAATATAGAGGTGAAGTACAAATGGGACCCCTATGAGTTAAACTATGCTAAAAACCTGGTTCCGGTATTGGAGAGCAGGGTAGAGCCGGTCATGTCGGCGGTGAGGGATATTTATATCAAACCTTATGAGGCGGTTGCCGGTGCGGATTTTATTAAAAAATATTCACCCAAATTGTTCCAGCTAGCCGGAAGTGCGGAGTATAACAGCGATGGGACGATTGTACTCGGACAAGCAGAAGGTGGACGGAAAATCGTACTGATGGTGGTCAATCAATTTGATAAAAAGAATGTAGCTGAAGTCAAAAGAATGCTCCATACCATTCACCATGAGTTTGCCCATATTCTTCATCAGATCCGGGCATATCCGGTAGAGTGGAAAGGACTAAATCCGGATAGGATTACCGCAACCTGGTTTAACACTACAGACCTCGAAGCCAATACGCAGGGGCTGGTGACCGCTTATGCAAAAGCAAGTCCGGATGAAGATTTTGTAGAAACAGCAGCGATACTTTTGGTCTATGGGCAGGCGTATTTTGATGACATTGTGGACGACTTCTTTGTTCCTGAAGCGTCAAAAAAGATCCTTAGGCGGAAGGAAGCCATTATTGTAGATTATTATCAGCGCGTATACAACATTGACTTTAGAAAATTACAGGAAGCCACGAGGCTAGCCATTATCAATTTCACCAAGTAG
- a CDS encoding DUF4302 domain-containing protein gives MKKILLYLLLFPLIFSCKKDEIADEQRPDYRLTEALAKYNDLLSGSANGWKGHLFPAAGGGYGFLFNFNGKNRVEMLADIDEESGANLFESSYRLKATILPSIYFDTYSYLHLLADPDPGVNGGQPGWGLYSDFEFSILESSADTIKLKGNLNGSTLILVKASATEAAAYKAGHLNVLKKNIADYVNANSFNYIETAKHNTIAFNLNLNSKELMLSYDSSGVLKTKDIGFAFSGMNDLVLSTTVNIENLVFNKIRIAEDKGSLSLIHKDQIIPVQVSNAPLFSFDQMLGVQFSNIVLPFEETVAGTGSDYNAVRNIVLLSARNALSPGSTFPELRMSFNTVEKTMALDLIIIQGAEVFHARYAFYYTKKGESYAFEYVGAIDGNASYLETAFKPFITSVTGGTFKFDYEHGQANLMGSGTNSVKPEFKFIGYLR, from the coding sequence ATGAAAAAAATACTTTTATACCTACTGCTGTTTCCTTTGATTTTTTCTTGCAAAAAGGATGAAATCGCAGATGAACAGCGTCCTGATTATAGATTAACAGAGGCGCTGGCCAAATACAATGATCTTTTGAGTGGATCGGCCAATGGCTGGAAAGGGCATCTTTTCCCTGCTGCCGGTGGTGGATATGGATTTCTGTTTAATTTTAACGGAAAGAACCGGGTGGAGATGCTGGCTGATATTGATGAAGAGAGCGGGGCCAACCTTTTTGAAAGCTCTTATCGCCTAAAGGCAACCATCTTGCCATCCATTTATTTCGATACTTATTCTTACCTGCATTTATTGGCAGACCCTGATCCCGGAGTGAATGGCGGTCAGCCCGGATGGGGACTATATTCTGATTTTGAATTTTCAATTCTTGAAAGTAGCGCAGATACGATCAAATTGAAAGGAAATTTGAATGGGAGTACCTTAATCCTGGTCAAAGCATCTGCCACTGAGGCTGCGGCGTATAAAGCAGGTCATTTAAATGTGCTTAAAAAAAATATCGCTGATTATGTAAATGCCAATTCCTTTAATTACATCGAAACGGCAAAGCACAATACCATCGCATTCAACCTAAACCTAAACAGCAAAGAACTGATGTTGAGTTATGACAGTTCAGGTGTATTGAAGACGAAAGATATTGGATTTGCTTTTTCAGGGATGAATGACCTGGTTTTGTCAACAACTGTAAATATTGAAAATCTGGTGTTCAACAAGATCCGGATTGCTGAAGATAAGGGTTCTTTATCGCTGATCCATAAAGATCAGATCATACCGGTACAGGTTTCCAATGCTCCTTTATTTTCTTTTGATCAGATGCTTGGTGTACAATTCAGCAATATTGTTCTTCCGTTTGAAGAAACGGTAGCGGGTACCGGATCGGATTATAACGCGGTAAGGAACATCGTGCTCCTGAGCGCAAGAAATGCGTTGTCGCCAGGCAGTACATTTCCGGAGCTGAGAATGTCATTTAATACGGTCGAAAAGACCATGGCACTGGATTTAATCATCATACAGGGCGCTGAGGTGTTTCATGCGAGGTATGCTTTTTACTATACCAAAAAGGGGGAATCTTATGCCTTTGAATATGTAGGGGCCATTGATGGAAATGCCAGCTATCTGGAAACCGCCTTTAAACCCTTCATTACCAGTGTTACCGGAGGAACTTTCAAATTCGACTATGAACACGGGCAGGCAAATTTAATGGGCTCAGGAACGAATTCTGTAAAGCCTGAATTTAAGTTTATAGGTTATTTACGCTAA
- a CDS encoding DUF4302 domain-containing protein yields the protein MKNIWIIIFLGSLLFSSCKKDSKDAYAVEKVFPNSEEVFNDFKKAIVNGQSVWKGTLRPKSGKVYSLYINLTAKGVVSMMADLSPESGSVSKTATFSLRSEKTNAIISFSEGTYLDSIYVKKGREVIAADTSYSFSYKKGDTIMLLGNRYGDELQLTTANVQERNDFNAGELGKSLRSVSQFFYNKPFYSVITASGYAVQFAVNQVNRSVIASYVDKNQVQSTSADFAYGINKIQFKKPIRLGNKWVYELFFDPVKAVFYLEDGSERISFLGSNMPVIPLHLFMGNGFPSELSIPSPFYVTQLPGWSESYYYAWAIATSELNYSPYQGFLLVTDFDFSDKNKVMNFNVYFDINGTLYKGAFPFAYTKTTDGTFTFKALPLDLKNPTQANADLIKTYVEILVRIVGNHRFKLDYYDTPNGLLGQFISQDDPDMYFTGVIGSMVN from the coding sequence ATGAAAAATATATGGATCATCATCTTTTTAGGGAGCTTATTATTTAGCTCCTGTAAGAAAGACAGCAAGGATGCCTATGCAGTAGAAAAGGTATTTCCAAATTCAGAGGAAGTATTCAACGACTTTAAAAAGGCGATAGTAAACGGACAGTCTGTATGGAAGGGTACTTTAAGGCCGAAATCGGGTAAAGTATATAGCCTCTACATCAATCTGACTGCTAAAGGGGTGGTGAGTATGATGGCTGATCTGAGTCCGGAAAGCGGATCTGTTTCCAAAACAGCGACGTTTAGCTTAAGGTCGGAAAAAACAAATGCGATCATCAGTTTTTCTGAAGGCACTTATCTGGATTCCATTTATGTGAAGAAAGGAAGAGAAGTGATTGCTGCGGATACGAGCTATTCCTTTAGTTATAAAAAAGGAGATACGATTATGCTGTTGGGAAATAGGTATGGTGATGAATTGCAGTTAACTACTGCAAATGTTCAGGAACGCAATGACTTTAATGCAGGCGAGCTTGGAAAATCATTACGGTCTGTAAGCCAGTTCTTTTACAATAAGCCTTTTTATTCTGTCATTACGGCCAGTGGCTACGCGGTTCAATTTGCGGTTAATCAGGTTAACCGCTCAGTGATTGCGAGTTATGTGGATAAAAATCAGGTGCAGTCGACCTCTGCAGACTTTGCCTATGGCATCAATAAGATTCAGTTTAAAAAACCGATCCGCTTAGGTAATAAATGGGTTTATGAATTGTTTTTTGATCCGGTTAAAGCGGTATTTTATCTGGAAGATGGTTCGGAGCGGATCTCCTTTCTGGGTTCTAATATGCCAGTCATCCCTTTGCATCTTTTTATGGGAAATGGTTTCCCTTCTGAATTGTCGATACCTTCTCCTTTTTATGTGACACAACTTCCGGGCTGGTCGGAATCTTACTATTACGCCTGGGCAATTGCGACCTCTGAATTAAATTACAGTCCGTATCAGGGATTTTTGCTCGTGACAGATTTTGATTTTTCAGACAAAAATAAGGTGATGAACTTTAATGTCTATTTCGATATCAATGGCACGCTTTACAAAGGAGCATTCCCCTTCGCTTATACAAAAACAACAGATGGGACTTTTACATTCAAGGCACTGCCTCTGGACCTGAAAAACCCAACTCAGGCAAATGCAGATCTGATCAAAACCTATGTAGAAATTCTGGTAAGAATTGTGGGCAATCACCGCTTTAAGCTAGACTACTATGATACGCCAAATGGTTTGTTAGGACAGTTTATCAGTCAGGACGACCCGGATATGTATTTTACAGGAGTGATTGGAAGCATGGTAAATTAA
- a CDS encoding RNA polymerase sigma-70 factor, with the protein MNKPLNHLSDQELLNRCRLNDEKAFNLLFDRYFKLLYSFGYGLIQDEDIAKELAMDVMLRLWQKKGDLVIENELLPYLFRSVKNAVYNHWRKARIITQPLELFEDNLENSHPSADSNLVFKELEKSYNDILNNLPEQRRKIFHLSRNENLSYAEIAEKMNLSVHTVRNQMSSSVRYFRKHFGDISKILFIMYFKW; encoded by the coding sequence ATGAATAAACCATTAAATCATCTATCCGACCAGGAGCTTTTAAACAGGTGCAGGTTAAACGACGAAAAAGCATTTAATCTCTTGTTTGACCGCTACTTTAAACTACTTTATAGTTTCGGATATGGTTTAATTCAGGATGAAGACATCGCGAAAGAATTAGCAATGGATGTGATGCTACGCTTATGGCAGAAAAAGGGGGACCTGGTGATAGAAAACGAGTTATTGCCCTATCTTTTCAGGTCTGTAAAAAATGCGGTATATAACCATTGGAGAAAGGCCAGGATCATTACCCAACCTTTAGAGCTATTTGAAGACAATCTGGAAAACTCACACCCTTCTGCAGACAGCAACCTTGTCTTTAAAGAACTGGAGAAAAGCTATAATGATATTCTGAATAATTTACCGGAGCAGCGAAGAAAAATTTTCCATTTAAGCAGGAATGAAAACCTGTCTTATGCAGAAATTGCAGAAAAGATGAACTTATCCGTGCATACTGTACGTAATCAGATGAGTTCTTCAGTGCGATATTTCCGCAAGCATTTCGGCGATATCTCTAAAATCCTGTTTATCATGTATTTTAAATGGTGA
- a CDS encoding S41 family peptidase: MKNLLLIFLLTNSLKLFAQDCNCRVNFDYMTSKVSRNYSGYRDKINAGNKEKFTLFTKELREKASAIKTTDACFIVLKTWTNYFQDQHLKVQLNGDYKKANPAQTKEINAYFSQKKEIVSEQLSGQTEIQQLDEQTLLLRLPSFEWSEKKMIDSLLKSQQALLKKTPNWIIDIRGNGGGTDYTFQSLIPYLYTQAYIGKPDEYWSSEDNIAILEKNLKGLNPISPQGNFLKAIISLMKKHPGQFINPLGKDTFSNTLDSSYTYPKKIGILISRETLSSAESFLLIAKQSKKVTLFGENSGGSLDYANTQYFDIPCDDYSLAIAISRSKRLPENPIDNIGIPPDVKINPLEKDKVRFVQQQLKLK; this comes from the coding sequence ATGAAAAATCTCCTCCTTATCTTTTTGTTAACCAACTCATTAAAACTATTTGCACAAGACTGTAACTGCCGGGTCAACTTTGACTATATGACTTCAAAGGTGAGCAGAAATTATTCAGGATATCGGGATAAGATTAACGCAGGAAACAAGGAGAAGTTTACACTTTTCACGAAGGAATTAAGGGAAAAAGCATCGGCTATAAAGACAACAGATGCTTGTTTTATTGTGTTAAAAACCTGGACAAACTATTTCCAGGATCAGCATTTAAAAGTTCAGCTTAACGGAGATTATAAAAAGGCGAATCCAGCGCAGACGAAGGAGATTAACGCCTATTTTTCACAGAAGAAAGAAATCGTTTCAGAGCAGCTAAGTGGACAAACGGAAATTCAACAACTTGACGAACAGACGCTATTGCTGAGACTTCCTTCTTTTGAATGGTCAGAAAAAAAGATGATTGACAGTTTACTCAAAAGTCAGCAGGCATTATTGAAAAAAACGCCTAACTGGATCATAGACATCCGTGGAAACGGAGGCGGAACAGATTACACCTTTCAATCGCTGATTCCTTATTTGTATACACAGGCTTATATTGGAAAGCCCGATGAATACTGGTCTTCCGAAGACAATATCGCCATTCTGGAAAAGAACTTAAAAGGTCTAAATCCGATCTCCCCTCAGGGGAACTTCCTGAAGGCCATCATCTCTTTGATGAAGAAACATCCGGGGCAGTTTATAAATCCTTTAGGGAAGGATACCTTTAGCAACACATTAGACAGCAGCTATACCTACCCCAAGAAAATAGGGATCCTGATCAGCAGGGAAACCTTGAGTTCGGCAGAATCCTTTCTGCTCATTGCAAAACAAAGTAAGAAAGTGACGCTGTTTGGAGAAAACTCAGGCGGTTCACTGGATTATGCAAATACCCAGTACTTTGACATCCCCTGCGACGACTATAGCCTGGCTATCGCCATTTCCAGATCTAAGCGCTTACCAGAAAATCCAATTGACAACATTGGAATTCCTCCTGATGTAAAAATTAATCCTCTTGAAAAAGACAAAGTACGTTTTGTACAACAGCAATTAAAACTCAAATGA
- a CDS encoding glutaminyl-peptide cyclotransferase has translation MKRKIICPILLLLGLQSCQNGNHAEKTTVVVQALSTPVLSYYVTNNFPHDTTLFIEGFLFYQGKLFESTGSPLDMTSTRSLIGIQDLKTGKLDIKVELDRSKYFGEGIVILKNKLYQLSYKNQLGFVYDASTFKKLAEFKYANAEGWGLTTDSVSLIMSDGTDKLTFLDPEKLSPVKTISVTENGLPLDKLNELEFIKGFIYANVWGTNDIVKIDPATAKVVGKLDFNALALTEKNNNPGALEMNGIAYDPDNDKIYITGKLWANIYQIELNK, from the coding sequence ATGAAAAGAAAAATTATTTGCCCGATTCTTCTATTACTGGGTTTGCAAAGCTGCCAAAACGGTAATCATGCGGAGAAAACTACTGTTGTAGTGCAGGCGCTTTCGACTCCTGTACTCAGTTATTATGTAACAAACAATTTCCCGCATGATACCACGCTGTTTATTGAGGGTTTTTTATTTTATCAGGGAAAATTGTTTGAAAGTACGGGCTCTCCGCTCGACATGACCAGTACGCGTTCTTTAATCGGTATTCAGGATCTAAAAACAGGTAAGCTTGATATTAAGGTAGAGCTGGACCGGTCAAAATACTTTGGAGAGGGGATTGTGATCCTGAAAAATAAACTCTATCAACTCAGTTATAAAAATCAGCTTGGATTCGTATATGATGCGAGCACCTTTAAAAAACTCGCTGAGTTTAAGTATGCGAATGCGGAAGGCTGGGGGCTCACAACAGACAGTGTTTCCTTAATCATGAGTGATGGTACGGATAAATTAACTTTTCTTGATCCCGAAAAATTATCGCCGGTCAAGACAATTTCCGTGACTGAAAACGGGCTTCCTTTGGATAAGTTGAATGAACTGGAATTTATTAAAGGATTTATTTACGCCAATGTTTGGGGAACCAATGATATCGTTAAAATTGATCCGGCTACGGCCAAAGTGGTAGGTAAACTGGATTTTAACGCTTTGGCACTGACGGAGAAAAACAATAATCCTGGCGCTTTAGAAATGAATGGGATTGCCTACGACCCCGATAATGATAAGATATACATTACCGGGAAGCTGTGGGCCAATATTTACCAGATTGAACTTAATAAATAG